The Sphingomonas naphthae nucleotide sequence GCGGCCGGCGCCGATCCTGATCGCGTCGATGCGGCGGGCAATTCCGCGCGCTCGGTTGCCGCGGCCCAGCGCAACGAGCGTATGGTGGAGCTGTTGGCCGGAGACACGCGAACCGAATCCAGTGCCGGCGAGATGACGGCGGCGGACCGGACGGCTTGAACCAACGCAGGGTGTGCTTTGACTCCTCGTGCATCCGCAGACTATGTTCTTCCTACGTTCCAGAACACGGCCATTCCGATATGTCCAGGATTCACATATTTGCCAGAGGTGCGAAGGACACGGCCTCTCTGTTCGACGCTGACCTGTCGGACGATATCGAGCTATCGTCCGAGACGACCGAAGGAGCGCTAGGAATGGCGATCATCGAGGCAGGCGGGCGGCGTCGACTGAAGGCCATGGATTGGGGCTTCCCGCGACAGACGCGCGAAGTGCGCGCGCATGGAGATCCGCCATCGCGCGTCGGGCTCGTTGCTGACCTTACCAATCCGATGTGGAGCAGTCTCGTCGTCGACACACGATACCGTTGCCTCATCCCGTTGTCCCACTTTGCCAATCCCGATGGTCATCAGGGTTCGAAGACGCGGACTTGGTTCTCGATCCAAGACTGCCCTAGCGTGGCCTGGGCATGCTTCTGCCGCAATGTGCCGGAATACGGACCGGTCTACGCCGGCATGACGATGACTGCGAACGCCGCCGTGATGCCGACGAACGATCGGATGCCGGTGGTTACTCGATGCGAAGGAGCAGGAATGCTGGCTGCGAGAGCCGATAGACGACGTTCTTCGCTTCCAATTTCGCGAACCAATGGCGGCCGATCGGATAGTGGTCGAGCGCACGGATGATCCTTGGCGAAGTGGTATCCTATCGCGTTCGGCCAGACCGCAATTCAGCTTGTTCTGATCGTGCTGAGTCGGGCAGTTCATGTCGTCTGAGGTCGGTATGCGATATCCCGTGACTCCCGACGGTCGATATTTCGTCGTGCGTGGACGCCTATGGCGCACCTCCAACCCGAACCTGTCCGAGGCGGATCGGCAGAAGCACGTCAATGCGCTGATGGACGCGCGCCGTGACGTCGGACAGGCGATGCGGGCGAAGGACGACGTGGCGGTCAAACGCGCTCGGAAGTCCGTGGAGGTCGCGAAGACGGCGTTGGGTGAGCGGGGCCCGGTCTGGTGGGACGATGGGGCACCCGACTGCAACAGGCACATGGCACGCAACACGAGCTACGCCGACTGGTTCGACGAGCTGCCGGCGACCGCGAAGGCAGCGCAGGACGACTGACCAGCCCAAATGGCCTCAGTCGGTGTCGGCTGTTCCTTGAGCGCGCTGCGGTTCAGTGCCGAGGATCTTGTCGGCTGCCAGGTTGAGACTGCTCGCGGTACCCCGAGCGGCCTCGGCCGTCATTGTCACCGCGACGCCGTCCGGCCCATCGAGGACCACGACACCCTTCTCGGTGTGAGCACGCCCCGGTTCCTTCTGGATAAGTGGATCGGACATAAGTGCTCCTCTGTCTGAGAAGGAAGACATGACCCTTTTCTTAGTTCCCGCGGGCAATGACCGTTGGACCATAATTCGAATAGATGCGTATTAACTTTTGTGCTCACGGAACGATTCCTCTGCAACCGCCGTCGACGCGAACTCTCCAAGGAGGAGCTCGAAGTCGTTGAAGGTGCCATCGCCGAGGTCCGGACGATCCCGCCACGCAGCCAGGTCGTCACGGCAGGCAAGCCGATCCATGCGAGCACCCTCCTCGTCGAGGGGCTGATGTGCCGGTACATGGACGATCGCGCCGGCAACCGTCAGATCGTGGCGATCCACATACCGGGCGATTTCGTCGATCTCCACGGCTTTCCGCTGAAGCATCTCGACCACGACGTGGCCACGATCACGTCGTGCAAGGTGGCCTGCGTGCCGCATGAGAATCTCGAGACCATAATCGGGACCCATCCCCACCTGAGCCGCCAGCTCTGGTTCTCCACGTTGATGGATGCGGCTATGCACCGGGAATGGACCTTCCGCCTCGGCCGCCTCGACGCCAACCAGCGGATCGCCCACCTCTTCTGCGAGCTCTACTGCCGCATGAACGCCGTCGGCCTGGCGAAGGACGGCAGCTTCAGCCTTGCCATCACGCAGCAGGACGTGGGCGAGACGTGCGGGATAACGTCGGTGCACGTCAACCGCGCCTTGCGAAACCTTCGGAACGACGGGCTCGTTACCTTCCGCTCCAAGAAGGTGGTGATCCCGGATCGCGCCAAGCTCGCCAAACTCGCCGATTTCGAGCCGAACTACCTCTTCTTCGACCCGGACTTCGAGGCTCTCAGCTGACCGTTCGAGCGCGTGAATAGGCCGCAGAAATAAAGACGGAAGCCAGCTGCCCGTTTGAGATCGGCATTCGTTGAGACAGGCGAACGAGCTGACCGCGATTGGGGATACAGATGACGACTGTTTTCGATGGCATGCTCGCCCTTTGGTCATGGCCGTTGCAGATGGCCAAGTTGGGAAGCGACATGGCTGAAACGGCCGTCGGCGCCCAGCGAGTCGTCGGGGCGCGCATGCCGGTCATCGAGGCGGCCATGCGCAACCCGTTCACCGCGGATCACGCCGAACTTGGTCTCATGGTCAGCGAGAAGGTGGCGGCCTTCGGCAAGTCGGGCCGCTCCGTTTCGGCGGCTGGTGGCAAGATGGGGCGGGCTGCCAAGGCCAACGCTGCGGCGGCGGGCAAGATGGCTTCCGGGCGGATCCTGTGGCCTACGGATTGGCTCCAGCTGATGGAGACGAACCTCGCGGCAGCCACCGCATTCGCGGAGCTGCCAGCCGCAGCCCTGCATCCGATCCACAGCGGGGTGAAGGCCAACGAGCGGCGTCTGAAGCGGACCTGATCACGGGTCGGATGACGCAACAGCGGCCGGTGCCTTGGTCGACCTCTTGGTGGGCGGACGGCGCTTCGGTCTGTCGGAGAGCTTGACCCATACCGGTGCGTGGTCGCTGCTCTTCTCCCATCCGCGGACGTGACGATCGACCTGCGCATCCGCGAGCCTTCCTGCGAGGGATGGACTGAGAAGGAGATGGTCGATCCGCAGGCCCGCGTCGCGGGCATAGGCGTTTCGGAAGTAGTCCCAGAACGTGTAGATGGTTTCGTCAGGATGGATGTTGCGCAGAGCGTCCGTCCATCCTTGGCCGGTCAGCCTGAAGAAGAGATCCCTCACCTCCGGAGCGAACAGGGCGTCGTCCAGCCAGCGCTCCGGTTTGTAGACGTCGCGCTCGGTCGGCATGACATTGAAGTCTCCAGCCAGCATCACGGGTAGCCCGGACCCGAGCAGGCCGGCCGCATGTTCGATCAGCCTCTCGAACCAGCGCAGCTTGTAGTCGAACTTCGGCCCCGGCCTCGGATTCCCGTTCGGCAGATATAGCCCTCCGATCAGTATTCCGTTCACCGCGGCTTCGATGTAGCGGCTCTGGCTCGCATCCGGATCGTCTGGCAGGCCGCGCCGCGTCTCGTGAATCTCCCCGACGCGGCTCAGCATCGCGACGCCGTTCCAGCTCTTCTGCCCGTGCCAGATGGCATCATAGCCGAGGTCACGGATGGCAGCTTCCGGAAACTTCTCCTGAGGCGCCTTCAACTCCTGGAGAACAACGATGTCGGGCTCGCACTCGGTCAACCAGCGCAGCAGGACGGGCAGCCGTCCGTTCACGCCGTTTACGTTGTAGGTGGCGACCCTCATCGCTTGCCTACAGGTCCGGCAGAACTTGGTCGGCACGTCCCCATCCGACCAGGGCCTTGGATGCTGCCCTTTTCAGAAGCGTCGCGGCATCTCCGACATGGAAGTTCGCCGGCGACGAGATACTCTCCATTTCCTTCCACGTTATCGGTGCCGCGATCGGAGCCTGCGGTCGCGCGCGGACGGAATACGGCATCACAGCAGTCGCGCCACGCTGGTTTCGAAGGTAGTCTACGAAGATGCGGCCCTTCCGCTGCGCCTTGGGGAGCGCCGCCGTGAAGTTGGCGGGATCGGTCTGGGCGACGGCTTGCGCGAGGCGGTGCGCGAAATCCTTGACCTCAGGCCATTCCGCCTTCGGAA carries:
- a CDS encoding SOS response-associated peptidase family protein encodes the protein MAIIEAGGRRRLKAMDWGFPRQTREVRAHGDPPSRVGLVADLTNPMWSSLVVDTRYRCLIPLSHFANPDGHQGSKTRTWFSIQDCPSVAWACFCRNVPEYGPVYAGMTMTANAAVMPTNDRMPVVTRCEGAGMLAARADRRRSSLPISRTNGGRSDSGRAHG
- a CDS encoding Crp/Fnr family transcriptional regulator; this encodes MDHNSNRCVLTFVLTERFLCNRRRRELSKEELEVVEGAIAEVRTIPPRSQVVTAGKPIHASTLLVEGLMCRYMDDRAGNRQIVAIHIPGDFVDLHGFPLKHLDHDVATITSCKVACVPHENLETIIGTHPHLSRQLWFSTLMDAAMHREWTFRLGRLDANQRIAHLFCELYCRMNAVGLAKDGSFSLAITQQDVGETCGITSVHVNRALRNLRNDGLVTFRSKKVVIPDRAKLAKLADFEPNYLFFDPDFEALS
- the xth gene encoding exodeoxyribonuclease III; this encodes MRVATYNVNGVNGRLPVLLRWLTECEPDIVVLQELKAPQEKFPEAAIRDLGYDAIWHGQKSWNGVAMLSRVGEIHETRRGLPDDPDASQSRYIEAAVNGILIGGLYLPNGNPRPGPKFDYKLRWFERLIEHAAGLLGSGLPVMLAGDFNVMPTERDVYKPERWLDDALFAPEVRDLFFRLTGQGWTDALRNIHPDETIYTFWDYFRNAYARDAGLRIDHLLLSPSLAGRLADAQVDRHVRGWEKSSDHAPVWVKLSDRPKRRPPTKRSTKAPAAVASSDP